The following are encoded in a window of Staphylospora marina genomic DNA:
- a CDS encoding DUF309 domain-containing protein yields MKEYPRLYVDFLHYFNVERDYYECHEVLEELWLEEGRDPFWQGLLQVAVALHHHRNGNLNGARKLFAAALDKLGRFPEAVRAGIDLAEVKRESTRRLDELLHATEGSSPAYEPFEIRILDEELRRLVTERKSRPPEEHDGE; encoded by the coding sequence TTGAAAGAGTATCCCCGTTTGTATGTGGACTTTTTGCATTATTTCAATGTGGAACGTGATTATTACGAATGCCACGAAGTTCTGGAGGAGCTTTGGCTCGAAGAAGGGCGTGACCCGTTCTGGCAAGGGCTGTTGCAGGTGGCGGTGGCGCTGCACCATCACCGCAACGGCAACCTCAACGGGGCACGCAAATTGTTTGCCGCCGCCCTCGACAAACTGGGGCGGTTTCCGGAGGCGGTCCGCGCCGGGATCGACCTTGCGGAGGTGAAACGGGAATCGACCCGGCGTCTCGATGAATTGCTTCACGCCACCGAAGGTTCTTCCCCGGCGTATGAGCCGTTTGAGATCCGCATTCTGGACGAGGAGCTTCGCCGGTTGGTGACGGAGAGGAAGTCCCGTCCGCCGGAAGAACACGACGGAGAGTGA
- the tpx gene encoding thiol peroxidase has protein sequence MTIERKGVVTMKGNPVTLLGPEIKAGDKAPDFTVLANDMSPVTLADGKGTVRIISVVPSVDTPVCDLQTRRFNQEAASLPGVKVLTVSVDLPFAQKRWCGAAGAENIQTVSDHRDLSFGTAYGVAIKELRLLARAVFVIDKHDVVTYAEYVPEVTQHPNYEAAILAAKEALNA, from the coding sequence ATGACCATCGAAAGAAAAGGTGTCGTCACCATGAAAGGAAACCCGGTCACCCTGCTCGGACCGGAAATCAAAGCGGGGGACAAGGCTCCCGATTTCACCGTGCTGGCCAACGACATGTCCCCGGTGACCCTGGCGGACGGCAAAGGAACGGTCCGCATCATCAGCGTGGTCCCGTCCGTCGACACGCCGGTGTGCGACCTGCAAACCCGCCGGTTCAATCAGGAAGCCGCTTCCCTTCCGGGCGTGAAAGTGCTGACCGTCAGCGTGGATTTGCCGTTCGCCCAAAAGCGTTGGTGCGGGGCGGCCGGAGCGGAAAACATTCAGACCGTGTCCGATCACCGCGATCTCTCGTTCGGCACGGCGTACGGTGTGGCCATCAAGGAGCTGCGCCTCCTGGCCCGGGCCGTTTTCGTGATTGACAAGCACGACGTGGTCACCTATGCGGAGTACGTGCCGGAAGTGACCCAACATCCGAACTACGAGGCGGCGATTCTGGCCGCCAAAGAAGCGCTGAACGCCTGA
- a CDS encoding YdcF family protein, giving the protein MNGIFKWLTIVAVILSLLVLLPVIRYWSLVSRFDGETPPDHPHEAGIVLGAALWDGTPSPALVERLNLAADLYHRGKVQSLIVSGGLGNDGITEAEAMKRFLTDRGVPADRIIKEDRSSNTKENLLYSARIIQEKKWTRITLITHDYHMHRALNYALQAGLSPTPSPAHSEVLFMPYHKARECLALVKQELGR; this is encoded by the coding sequence GTGAACGGGATCTTCAAATGGTTGACGATTGTCGCCGTGATTTTGTCGTTGCTCGTCCTTCTCCCCGTCATCCGGTATTGGTCCTTGGTTTCCCGGTTTGACGGGGAAACTCCGCCCGATCATCCCCACGAAGCCGGGATTGTGCTCGGAGCGGCACTGTGGGACGGAACTCCCAGTCCGGCCCTGGTGGAGCGGCTCAATCTGGCGGCGGACCTCTATCACCGCGGGAAGGTCCAATCCCTGATCGTCTCCGGAGGGTTGGGCAATGACGGCATCACCGAAGCGGAAGCGATGAAACGGTTCCTCACCGACCGCGGAGTGCCGGCAGACCGGATCATCAAAGAAGACCGCTCCTCCAACACCAAAGAAAATCTCCTGTACTCCGCCCGGATCATCCAAGAGAAGAAATGGACCCGGATCACCCTGATCACCCATGATTATCACATGCACCGGGCCCTGAATTACGCGCTTCAGGCCGGACTCTCCCCCACCCCGTCCCCGGCCCATTCGGAAGTGTTGTTCATGCCGTACCACAAGGCACGGGAATGCCTGGCTCTTGTCAAGCAGGAGCTGGGACGGTGA
- a CDS encoding acyl-CoA thioesterase, producing MKTSIRIEVRPTEIDVMGHVNNAKYLEYMEWSREDWYNKSGLPFDVFTEMGIGTVTVNININYRKEARLGQKLEIFTEPIRRGRTSFVLKHEIFNEAGELVADADVTSVTIDLKARKAVPIPPELAARFPE from the coding sequence ATGAAGACATCGATCCGGATCGAGGTGCGTCCGACGGAAATCGACGTCATGGGGCACGTGAACAACGCCAAGTATCTCGAATACATGGAGTGGAGCCGCGAGGACTGGTACAACAAGTCCGGTCTGCCTTTTGACGTGTTTACCGAAATGGGGATCGGCACGGTCACGGTGAACATCAACATCAATTATCGCAAGGAAGCCCGGTTGGGACAGAAGCTGGAGATTTTCACCGAACCGATTCGCCGGGGACGGACAAGCTTCGTGCTGAAACACGAGATCTTCAACGAAGCGGGGGAATTGGTGGCGGATGCCGATGTGACCAGCGTGACGATCGACTTGAAAGCCCGGAAAGCGGTTCCGATTCCGCCGGAGTTGGCCGCCCGTTTTCCGGAATGA
- a CDS encoding DUF1128 domain-containing protein, giving the protein MDASAAIHAIRQARPPDILYNEEKEKERMKFVDLKNPSRENLEFLIREIRTRLKTVNSALLNPDDFSLDRYDELLEIHQMIVKKDGRLSMMEIEGVLEELRELRTSG; this is encoded by the coding sequence ATGGACGCATCGGCAGCGATTCACGCCATCCGGCAGGCACGTCCGCCCGATATCCTGTACAATGAAGAGAAAGAAAAAGAAAGGATGAAGTTCGTGGATCTCAAAAACCCTTCCCGCGAAAACCTGGAATTTCTCATCCGGGAGATTCGGACACGGCTGAAAACGGTCAACAGCGCTCTTCTGAATCCGGACGATTTTTCCCTTGACCGTTATGACGAATTGCTCGAAATCCATCAAATGATCGTCAAAAAGGACGGTCGGCTCAGCATGATGGAGATCGAAGGAGTCCTGGAGGAATTGAGGGAGCTCCGCACGTCCGGCTGA
- the pdhA gene encoding pyruvate dehydrogenase (acetyl-transferring) E1 component subunit alpha: protein MAKTKQAQNGLASAEVRLLPVEPFQILSPEGEVVNQNELPDLSDDQLRELMRRMVFTRVWDQRAVAMARQGRLGFYAPVSGQEATMIGSQFALNKEDFILPGYRDIPQLYWHGYPMYQAFLWSKGHQHGGEIPEGVNVLMPQIIIGAQYIQAAGVAMAFKRRGEKRVAITFTGDGGSSQGDFYEAMNFAGVYNLPVVFVVQNNRYAISTPFEKQTAAKTVAQKGIAAGIRSIQVDGMDVLAVYRAVKDAVERARNGEGSTLIEALNYRLGPHSMSGDDPTRYRSKDEPNEWEQKEPLVRFRRYLESKNLWTEEDENRAIEEAKQTVADAIKKAENHEKMTISRLIDTMFETTPPHLERQKAEFAGEGK, encoded by the coding sequence ATGGCCAAAACCAAACAGGCCCAAAACGGGCTGGCAAGCGCCGAAGTCCGGCTGTTGCCGGTCGAACCGTTTCAGATTCTCTCGCCGGAGGGAGAGGTCGTCAATCAGAATGAACTGCCGGATTTGTCCGATGATCAGCTGCGTGAGCTGATGCGGCGCATGGTGTTCACCCGTGTCTGGGACCAGCGGGCGGTTGCGATGGCCCGTCAGGGACGACTCGGGTTTTACGCTCCGGTGTCCGGCCAGGAAGCCACGATGATCGGCAGCCAGTTTGCCTTGAACAAGGAAGATTTCATCCTGCCGGGATACCGCGACATTCCGCAACTCTATTGGCACGGATATCCGATGTATCAGGCGTTCCTCTGGTCCAAGGGGCACCAGCACGGCGGAGAGATCCCGGAAGGGGTCAACGTGTTGATGCCGCAGATCATCATCGGGGCCCAGTACATTCAGGCCGCCGGCGTGGCCATGGCATTCAAGCGCCGCGGTGAAAAGCGGGTGGCCATCACGTTCACCGGAGACGGCGGAAGCTCCCAGGGAGATTTCTATGAAGCCATGAACTTTGCGGGTGTGTACAATCTCCCCGTCGTGTTCGTCGTGCAGAACAACCGCTACGCCATTTCCACCCCGTTTGAAAAGCAGACCGCGGCAAAAACCGTCGCGCAGAAGGGAATCGCCGCCGGCATCCGCAGCATCCAGGTGGACGGCATGGACGTGCTCGCCGTGTACCGTGCGGTGAAAGATGCCGTCGAGCGCGCAAGAAACGGCGAAGGATCGACCCTGATCGAGGCGCTCAACTATCGCCTTGGACCGCACTCCATGTCCGGCGATGACCCGACCCGTTATCGCTCGAAAGACGAGCCGAACGAGTGGGAGCAAAAAGAACCGCTGGTCCGCTTCCGCCGGTACCTGGAGTCCAAAAACCTGTGGACGGAAGAAGATGAAAACCGGGCGATCGAGGAAGCGAAGCAAACCGTGGCCGATGCCATCAAGAAAGCGGAAAATCACGAAAAAATGACGATCAGCCGCTTGATCGACACCATGTTTGAAACCACGCCTCCGCATCTGGAGAGACAAAAAGCCGAGTTTGCCGGGGAGGGGAAATGA
- a CDS encoding dihydrolipoamide acetyltransferase family protein: MAYEFKLPDVGEGIHEGEIVKLYVKEGDTIQEFDTFAEVQTDKAVVEIPSPVTGRVRELRVKEGEIALVHSVIAVIDEEGSEAPAESAAPAQTESKPVETVEAKTEETPAATATAQPEKGRASVLAMPSVRKLARELGVDLTKVKGSGKHGRILAEDVKRFAQGGQVSDNEKVEAVQHEEVKAPAAEAAPEKAAAGLEERIPLRGIRRTIAKRMVESKHTAPHVTLMDEVDVTELIALRNWGKTVAEQRNIKLTYMPFIIKAVIAALREFPTLNASIDDEKEEIVIKHYYHIGMAAATDGGLLVPVLRDADKKSIFELAGEISDKAARARTMKLEPSELKGSTFTISNIGGYGGQFFTPVINYPEVAILGVGAIKEKPVAVNGEIAIRPQMFVSLSFDHRLIDGDVAARFLMRVKQLLETPNLLMMEMR, encoded by the coding sequence GTGGCGTATGAATTCAAGCTCCCCGATGTGGGCGAAGGCATTCACGAAGGGGAAATCGTCAAGCTTTACGTCAAAGAAGGGGACACCATCCAGGAGTTTGACACCTTTGCCGAAGTGCAAACCGACAAAGCCGTCGTGGAAATTCCGTCCCCGGTCACCGGTCGGGTGCGTGAGCTCCGGGTGAAAGAGGGAGAAATCGCCTTGGTTCACTCGGTGATCGCCGTGATCGACGAAGAGGGTTCGGAAGCTCCCGCCGAATCGGCCGCACCGGCCCAAACGGAAAGCAAGCCCGTCGAAACCGTTGAGGCGAAGACGGAGGAAACACCGGCAGCGACCGCAACCGCTCAGCCGGAAAAGGGCAGAGCTTCCGTGCTGGCCATGCCGTCCGTGCGCAAACTGGCCCGCGAATTGGGCGTGGATCTCACCAAGGTGAAAGGAAGCGGCAAACACGGCCGGATTTTGGCGGAAGACGTGAAACGATTTGCGCAAGGCGGGCAAGTGTCCGATAATGAAAAAGTGGAAGCGGTGCAGCATGAAGAAGTGAAGGCACCCGCTGCGGAAGCGGCTCCGGAAAAAGCGGCGGCGGGCCTCGAGGAGCGCATCCCGCTGCGCGGCATCCGTCGCACCATCGCCAAACGGATGGTGGAGAGCAAACACACCGCTCCGCATGTCACTCTGATGGACGAAGTGGACGTCACCGAACTGATCGCCCTGCGCAACTGGGGCAAAACGGTTGCCGAACAGCGCAACATCAAGCTCACGTACATGCCGTTCATCATCAAGGCAGTCATTGCGGCACTGCGCGAATTCCCGACGCTGAACGCGTCCATCGACGATGAAAAGGAAGAAATCGTCATCAAGCATTACTATCATATCGGCATGGCGGCGGCGACGGACGGAGGCCTGCTCGTACCGGTCCTGCGCGACGCCGACAAAAAGTCCATCTTCGAACTGGCGGGTGAAATCAGCGACAAGGCGGCCCGGGCAAGAACCATGAAACTGGAGCCGTCCGAGCTGAAAGGCAGCACCTTCACCATTTCCAACATCGGCGGTTACGGCGGTCAATTCTTCACACCGGTCATCAATTATCCGGAAGTGGCGATCCTCGGCGTGGGCGCCATCAAGGAAAAACCGGTGGCGGTCAATGGAGAAATCGCCATCCGTCCGCAGATGTTCGTCTCGCTCAGCTTCGACCATCGCCTGATCGACGGCGACGTGGCGGCCCGCTTCCTGATGCGTGTCAAGCAGCTGCTTGAAACGCCCAATCTGTTGATGATGGAGATGAGGTAA
- a CDS encoding alpha-ketoacid dehydrogenase subunit beta yields the protein MPQMTMVKAINDALRVELKRDPNVMVFGEDVGTNGGVFRVTDGLQKEFGADRVFDTPLAESGIGGLAVGLATQGFRPVAEIQFIGFIFEAMDSIAVQAPRMRYRSGGRYSAPIVFRAPFGAGVKAPELHSDPMEGYLTQTPGLKVVVPSNPYDAKGLLISAIRDNDPVFFLEHLKLYFSIKGEVPEGEYTVPIGKANVVREGSDVTIITYGAMVHTSLKAAEIAEKERGVKVEVIDLRTISPIDTETIIQSVEKTGRAIVVQEAQKSSGVAAEVIAQINEHAILKLEAPVLRVASPDTVLGYQMIEDEWMPNPARVLKGIYQVLDF from the coding sequence ATGCCTCAAATGACAATGGTCAAAGCCATCAATGACGCTCTGCGCGTGGAACTGAAACGCGACCCCAACGTGATGGTGTTCGGGGAAGACGTGGGTACCAACGGCGGCGTGTTCCGCGTGACGGACGGACTGCAGAAAGAGTTCGGGGCAGACCGCGTGTTCGACACCCCGCTGGCGGAATCGGGCATCGGCGGACTGGCCGTGGGTCTGGCCACCCAAGGCTTCCGGCCGGTGGCGGAGATTCAGTTCATCGGTTTCATCTTTGAAGCGATGGATTCCATCGCCGTGCAGGCTCCGCGCATGCGTTACCGCAGCGGCGGTCGTTACAGCGCTCCGATCGTGTTCCGCGCTCCGTTCGGCGCCGGCGTGAAAGCTCCGGAGCTGCATTCCGACCCGATGGAAGGCTATCTGACCCAGACCCCGGGCCTCAAAGTGGTGGTTCCGTCCAACCCGTACGATGCCAAGGGTCTCCTGATTTCCGCGATTCGTGACAATGACCCGGTCTTCTTCCTGGAGCATCTGAAACTGTATTTCTCCATCAAGGGAGAAGTGCCGGAAGGCGAATACACCGTGCCGATCGGCAAAGCCAACGTGGTGCGTGAAGGATCCGACGTGACGATCATCACTTACGGAGCCATGGTTCACACTTCGCTCAAGGCGGCCGAAATCGCCGAAAAAGAGCGCGGCGTCAAAGTGGAAGTGATCGACCTCAGAACGATCAGCCCGATCGATACGGAGACGATCATCCAATCCGTGGAGAAAACCGGTCGGGCCATCGTGGTTCAGGAAGCGCAAAAGTCGTCCGGCGTGGCCGCCGAAGTGATCGCCCAGATCAACGAGCATGCCATCCTCAAACTGGAGGCGCCGGTGCTTCGCGTGGCTTCCCCCGACACCGTGCTCGGCTATCAGATGATCGAAGATGAGTGGATGCCGAATCCGGCCCGTGTGCTGAAAGGCATCTATCAAGTGCTGGACTTCTGA
- the lpdA gene encoding dihydrolipoyl dehydrogenase encodes MVVGDLAQEVDVLVIGAGPGGYVAAIRAAQLGRSVVLVDKDNVGGVCLNRGCIPSKAIISAAERAVAVREAGEMGIEVSGDVTVNMPKLIEWKNGVVKKLTGGVKTLLKGNGVEVIQGEAYFSGPNSVRVTTENSAQTYTFNDVIIATGSRPAELRVLPFDGKRILSSTEALNLQEVPERLIVVGGGYIGLELGTAFAKLGSKVTILEGTSSLLPGTDPSLTKMVTRKLKKLGVEVYTNAMVEGGENTGDEVVVRATVKDGEKAFTADYALVAVGRKPNTDELGLQFAGVETDERGFINIDAQCKTNVDHIYAIGDCAGGALLAHKASYEAKVAAEAMCGQNSVIDWQAMPFVIFSDPEIAYTGLTEEQAKEQGYDPVVSRFAFQANGRALSMNHADGFVQVVADRETKRVLGVQIVGPEASSLIAEAVFAVEMGANAEDLALTIHAHPTLPEVLMEAAEGILGHAIHMVNKK; translated from the coding sequence ATGGTAGTGGGAGATCTGGCGCAAGAAGTCGACGTTCTCGTCATCGGTGCGGGCCCCGGAGGGTATGTGGCCGCCATCCGCGCCGCCCAGCTGGGCCGCAGCGTGGTCCTCGTTGACAAGGACAATGTGGGCGGCGTCTGTCTCAATCGCGGATGCATTCCTTCCAAAGCGATCATCTCCGCGGCGGAGCGTGCGGTTGCCGTGCGCGAAGCCGGTGAGATGGGCATCGAGGTGTCCGGAGACGTCACCGTCAACATGCCCAAACTGATCGAGTGGAAAAACGGCGTGGTGAAAAAGCTGACCGGCGGCGTGAAAACCCTGCTCAAGGGCAACGGCGTCGAAGTGATCCAGGGAGAAGCGTATTTCAGCGGTCCCAATTCCGTTCGCGTCACCACCGAAAACTCGGCCCAAACCTACACGTTCAACGACGTGATCATCGCCACCGGCTCCCGTCCGGCGGAACTCCGCGTCCTGCCGTTTGACGGCAAACGCATCCTGTCCTCGACCGAGGCCCTGAACCTTCAGGAAGTGCCGGAACGCCTGATCGTCGTCGGCGGCGGCTACATCGGTCTGGAGCTGGGGACGGCATTTGCCAAGCTGGGCTCCAAAGTGACCATCCTGGAGGGAACTTCCTCCCTGCTTCCGGGCACCGATCCGTCCCTGACCAAGATGGTGACCCGCAAGCTGAAAAAGCTCGGTGTGGAAGTGTACACCAATGCGATGGTTGAAGGCGGGGAAAACACCGGAGACGAGGTGGTTGTGCGCGCCACCGTCAAAGACGGGGAGAAAGCATTCACCGCCGATTACGCGCTGGTGGCCGTCGGCCGCAAGCCCAACACCGATGAACTGGGTCTGCAGTTTGCCGGCGTGGAAACCGACGAACGCGGATTCATCAACATCGACGCACAGTGCAAGACCAACGTGGATCACATCTACGCGATCGGCGACTGTGCAGGCGGTGCTCTCCTGGCACACAAAGCCAGCTATGAAGCCAAAGTGGCCGCGGAAGCCATGTGCGGCCAAAACAGCGTGATCGATTGGCAGGCCATGCCGTTCGTCATCTTCAGCGATCCGGAGATCGCCTACACCGGTCTCACCGAAGAACAGGCGAAAGAGCAGGGCTACGATCCGGTGGTCAGCCGTTTTGCCTTCCAGGCCAACGGTCGCGCCCTGTCGATGAACCATGCGGACGGTTTCGTCCAAGTGGTGGCGGATCGGGAAACCAAACGCGTGCTGGGGGTGCAGATCGTCGGACCGGAGGCTTCGTCGCTCATCGCCGAGGCGGTGTTCGCCGTCGAAATGGGCGCGAATGCCGAAGATCTGGCTCTCACCATCCATGCCCATCCGACCTTGCCCGAGGTGCTGATGGAAGCGGCGGAAGGCATCCTCGGTCATGCCATCCACATGGTGAACAAAAAGTGA